The genomic window GTACCATGCGCCCGTCGATGTGGGCGGTGGCGTGTCCGGGGATCACGTTGACCTTGTAACCGGCTTCCAGCATGGTCGGGTTGCTGCTGTTGCGTATGGTCGGCTCGATCAGCGCGGCGGCCGGGCCGAGCTTGCCCAGGAGTTCGTCCACGTCGAAGCCGGGTGCGTCGGGGTCGACGCGGATGTGGTGCAGTGCGGCGATCTCGACGAGTGCCGCGCGTACGGTCGGTGTCAGCCGCACCGGCCACTCGTGCTCGCCGATGCGCGCGACGGCGGCCGCGAGGGCGCTGACGGCGTTGGACCTGTTGACCTTGGAACCGTGGCCGGCCTTGCCCTCCGCGGTCAGCTTCAGCCAGCCCGTCCCGCGCTCGCCGGCCCCCACGGGGTAGAGCGCCAGGCCGGGGCCCGCGTGGAAGGTGAACGCGCCGGACTCGCTGATGCCCTCGGTGCAGCCTTCGAAGAGTTCGGCGTGCCGGTCCGCGAGGAACCCGGCCCCGTCGTTCGCGCTGGCCTCCTCGTCGGCCGTGTAGGCGATGACGATGTCACGGCGCGGGCGGACGCCGGCGCGGGCCCAGGCCCGGACGACGGAGAGGACCATCGCGTCCATGTTCTTCATGTCGACGGCGCCGCGTCCCCACACGACACCGTCGCGCACCTCACCGGAGAAGGGGTGGACCGTCCAGTCCGCGGCCTCGGCGGGCACCACGTCGAGGTGTCCGTGCACGAGCAGGGCGTCGGCCGACGGATCGGTGCCCTCGATCCGGGCGACCACGTTCGTCCGGCCCGGTGTGCGCTCCAGGAGGGCGGGTTCCAGGCCCGCGTCGGCCAGCCGTTCGGCGACGTACTCGGCGGCAGGACGTTCCCGGCAGGTGCCGTCCCCGCGGTTGGTGGTGTCGATCCGGATCAGTTCGGAGGTGAACCTCACCGATTCGTCGAGCGCCCGCTCGTCGACCGGTCCGTCCGGGTTGCCCGTCTCAGCCATACTGTTCCTCCACGGCGGCCGACACGATCGTCGTCACCGCCTTGAACGTGCGAATTCCTTCGTACATCGTCCCGCTGGTATAGGCGACGCGCCGCTCGCCGCTCGGCGCCACGCCGGGGACCACGGTCGCGGCCGCCGCCAGATGTGCGGCGTCGAACTCCAGCTCCACCGTGCGGGGACCGCCCGTCACCGGGGCGTGGCGGACCGCGATCGAGGTTGCGCCTGCTGCCGCCGCACGGATGTCGGCGGCGGTGCGGGCCGGGGTGCGGCACACGGCCGCGTACCGCGAGACGTGGTCCTTCACCGCGACCTTGCGGGCGTCCGGGGCGTAGAGGCCGGCGTCCTCGCAGGTCAGGTCGTCCCCGGTGACCAGGACGACCGGTACGCCGTACTCGGCGGCGACATGCGCGTTGAGCAGTCCCTCGCTCGCGCGGACGCCGTCCAGCCAGACCCCGGTGATGGAGTTGGCCAGGTAGGTGTGGGCGAGCACGCCCTCCGCGCCGGCGCCCGTGTGGTAGCCGACGAAGGCGACCGCGTCGACGTCCCCGTGCTGGATGCCCTCGACCATCGAGAGGGACTTGTGTCTGCCGGTGATCATCCGGACGCGCTCGTCGAGCTGTTCCAGGAGCAGGTTGCGCATGGTCCAGTGCGCCTCGTTGACGAGCACCTCGTCGGCGCCGCCGTCGAAGAAGCCGAGAGCCGCCGCGTTCACGTCGGAGGTGAACATCGACCGGCACCGCTCCCACTGCGGTGTCCCGGGCAGCACATCGGCCGGCCAGGTCACTCCGGTGGCGCCCTCCATGTCGGCGCTGACGAGGATCTTCACGGTGCGCGGTCCTGTCGCTGGTCGGTCGGTCCCCCGCCCGTCTCCGGGAAGAGGATCTTCGTGCCGCATCACGGTACGCGCCGCAGCAGCACCGGACCAGAGCCTCCGTGATCTGTCACTGGTCCAGTCCGGTGACAGTCGTCCGGCCGGCGGGCGCCGGACCCGTGACAGCCGTCCGCCTCCGCGCGGTGCACGGCGGCGGACGGCTCCTGGATCACGGGCGGGAGGTGCTCTTGAGGAGCTGCTCGATACGGGCGAGCTCGTCGTCGCCGAACTCCAGGTCGCGGAGGGCCTCGACGCTGTTCTCCAGCTGGGCGACGCTGCTGGCGCCGACGACGGCGGAGGTGACCCGGCCGCCGCGCAGCACCCAGGCCAGTGCCATCTGGGCCAGGGACTGGCCGCGCTCACGCGCCACCTCGTTCAGCTCGCCGAGCCGGGCGACCAGGTCCGGGGTGACGGCCTCGGCCGAGAGGAAGGGGCTGGTGCCCGCCGCGCGCGAACCCTCGGGGATGCCGCGCAGGTAGCGGTCGGACAGGATGCCCTGCTCCAGCGGCGAGTAGGCGATGGAACCGGTTCCCAGCTCGTCCAGGGCGTCCAGCAGCCCGTCCTCCACCCAGCGGTCCAGCATCGAGTAGCGCGGCTGGTGGATCAGGAGAGGGGTGCCGAGCTCGCCGAGGATGCGGGCGGCCTCGCGGGTCTGCTCGGCCGAGTAGTTGGAGACGCCGGCGTACAGCGCCTTGCCCTGGCGGACCGCGGTGTCGAGGGCACCCATCGTCTCCTCGAGCGGCGTGTCGGGGTCGAAGCGGTGCGAGTAGTAGATGTCGACGTAGTCGAGGCCGAGCCGGGTGAGGCTCTGGTCGAGCGAGGCGCGCAGGTTCTTGCGGGAGCCCCACTCCCCGTACGGCCCCTCCCACATGTGGTAGCCCGCCTTGGTCGAGACGACGATCTCGTCCCGCAGGCCCGCGAAGTCCGTCTTCAGGGCGCGGCCCATGGCGATCTCGGCCGAACCGGGCGGGGGGCCGTAGTTGTTCGCGAGGTCGAAGTGGGTGATGCCCAGGTCGAAGGCCCTGCGCAGGATCGCGGCCTGGCTCTCGGGCGTGCGGTCGCCTCCGAAGTTGTGCCAGAGGCCGAGCGAGAGCGCCGGCAGCAGCAGGCCGCTGCGCCCGGTGCGCCGGTAGGGCATGGAGGAGTAGCGGTCGGCGGACGGAAGGTACATGCGGGAACTCCACGGGACATGGCGTCGGCGCGCCAGGTCTGGTGCGCGTGCTCCAGCCTTGCGCAGAATGATCCAGCGGTCCAACAGGAGATTCCGCTGGGATTCATCGATTACATTGCTCAATCATGGAACTGCGTCAGCTGGAGCACTTCGTCGCCGTGGCGGAGGAGCAGCACTTCACCCGCGCGGCCGAGCGACTGGCCGTCTCCCAGTCCGGACTGTCCGCGTCAGTACGGGCCCTGGAGCAGGAACTGAGGGCGCCCCTGTTCAGCCGTACGACGCGCTCGGTCCGGCTGACCGAGGCCGGGCAGGCACTCCTCGTCGAGGCGGAGCGCACACTGGCGGGCGCGCGGGCCGCGCGGGACGCCGTCGACGCCGTACGGGGGCTGCTGCGCGGCACGCTCACGCTCGGGGTGGAGCAGTGCGTGGCCGGGGTGAGCCCCGCACGGCTGCTGGCGGCCTTCCGCCGGGAGCACCCGCACATGGAGATCCGGCTCCGGCAGGAGGGCACGTCGAGCCTGCTGGAGGGGGTCGCGGGCGGCAGGCTGGACCTGGCGTTCGCCGCGACGGTCAGCCCGCCGGAGTGGCGGGGCGATCTCGTGCCGCTGGCGCGGGAGCCGATGATCGTCCTGTGCGCCCCCGGGCACCGGCTGGCCGCGAAGGGGACGCCGCCGGTCGCCTGGAGCGCCCTGGACGGCGAGTCGTTCATCGACTTCCACCCGGACTGGGGGCCGAGGCGGGCAGCGGACGAGGCCTTCGCCGCCGCGGGGGTGCGCCGCACGGTGGCGCTGGAGGTCAGCGATGTGCACAGCCTGCTGGAGCTGGTGCACCAGGGCCTGGGGATCGCCGTCGTGCCGCACCACTTCTCCCGTAAGCCGGAGGCGCGGGGCCTGGTCACGGTGGAGGTCGACGGCACGCAGCCGGCGGTGTACCGCAGCGTGGTGG from Streptomyces sp. NBC_01341 includes these protein-coding regions:
- a CDS encoding M20/M25/M40 family metallo-hydrolase, translated to MAETGNPDGPVDERALDESVRFTSELIRIDTTNRGDGTCRERPAAEYVAERLADAGLEPALLERTPGRTNVVARIEGTDPSADALLVHGHLDVVPAEAADWTVHPFSGEVRDGVVWGRGAVDMKNMDAMVLSVVRAWARAGVRPRRDIVIAYTADEEASANDGAGFLADRHAELFEGCTEGISESGAFTFHAGPGLALYPVGAGERGTGWLKLTAEGKAGHGSKVNRSNAVSALAAAVARIGEHEWPVRLTPTVRAALVEIAALHHIRVDPDAPGFDVDELLGKLGPAAALIEPTIRNSSNPTMLEAGYKVNVIPGHATAHIDGRMVPGGEDEFRETLDRLTGPGVTWEFDHEEVALQAPVDSPTYAGMRAALELFDPDAHVVPFCMSGGTDAKQFFRLGITGYGFSPLKLPVGFDYQALFHGVDERVPVDALHFGVRVLDHFLRNA
- a CDS encoding M55 family metallopeptidase, whose product is MKILVSADMEGATGVTWPADVLPGTPQWERCRSMFTSDVNAAALGFFDGGADEVLVNEAHWTMRNLLLEQLDERVRMITGRHKSLSMVEGIQHGDVDAVAFVGYHTGAGAEGVLAHTYLANSITGVWLDGVRASEGLLNAHVAAEYGVPVVLVTGDDLTCEDAGLYAPDARKVAVKDHVSRYAAVCRTPARTAADIRAAAAGATSIAVRHAPVTGGPRTVELEFDAAHLAAAATVVPGVAPSGERRVAYTSGTMYEGIRTFKAVTTIVSAAVEEQYG
- a CDS encoding aldo/keto reductase encodes the protein MYLPSADRYSSMPYRRTGRSGLLLPALSLGLWHNFGGDRTPESQAAILRRAFDLGITHFDLANNYGPPPGSAEIAMGRALKTDFAGLRDEIVVSTKAGYHMWEGPYGEWGSRKNLRASLDQSLTRLGLDYVDIYYSHRFDPDTPLEETMGALDTAVRQGKALYAGVSNYSAEQTREAARILGELGTPLLIHQPRYSMLDRWVEDGLLDALDELGTGSIAYSPLEQGILSDRYLRGIPEGSRAAGTSPFLSAEAVTPDLVARLGELNEVARERGQSLAQMALAWVLRGGRVTSAVVGASSVAQLENSVEALRDLEFGDDELARIEQLLKSTSRP
- a CDS encoding LysR family transcriptional regulator, coding for MELRQLEHFVAVAEEQHFTRAAERLAVSQSGLSASVRALEQELRAPLFSRTTRSVRLTEAGQALLVEAERTLAGARAARDAVDAVRGLLRGTLTLGVEQCVAGVSPARLLAAFRREHPHMEIRLRQEGTSSLLEGVAGGRLDLAFAATVSPPEWRGDLVPLAREPMIVLCAPGHRLAAKGTPPVAWSALDGESFIDFHPDWGPRRAADEAFAAAGVRRTVALEVSDVHSLLELVHQGLGIAVVPHHFSRKPEARGLVTVEVDGTQPAVYRSVVVLPPAGTMSPGARALMALVREAPVR